One genomic region from Jilunia laotingensis encodes:
- a CDS encoding DUF2809 domain-containing protein, with protein sequence MKKRLIYLLCFLVLLIIEFFIGAYVHDAFVRPYIGDVLVVLLIYFFIRIFIPRSLVWLPVYVFSFACFIEVLQYFQFADMLGLSGNVFARIVLGSTFDWLDIVCYAIGCLLLWIAEWTSRRMERRKRASQAYLGYKRRTHWYL encoded by the coding sequence ATGAAGAAAAGATTGATCTATCTGCTATGTTTTCTTGTCCTGCTGATAATAGAATTCTTTATCGGGGCATACGTTCATGATGCTTTTGTCCGTCCTTATATCGGTGATGTGTTGGTAGTGCTACTTATTTACTTCTTTATAAGGATTTTCATCCCCCGCTCTTTAGTTTGGTTGCCGGTCTATGTGTTTTCGTTTGCCTGTTTCATAGAGGTGCTTCAGTATTTTCAGTTTGCTGACATGCTGGGCTTGTCTGGTAACGTGTTTGCCCGGATTGTTCTGGGTTCTACTTTCGACTGGCTGGATATCGTATGCTACGCAATTGGCTGTCTGCTCTTATGGATTGCGGAATGGACAAGCCGGAGGATGGAAAGGCGCAAAAGAGCTTCTCAGGCGTATTTGGGGTATAAAAGACGGACGCATTGGTATCTTTGA
- a CDS encoding lytic transglycosylase domain-containing protein, producing the protein MKPIRTNYIIGFALALCAGAAIPFLIGSIQPGEPHSIKSEVPYCVTPPSVPEEAVFDGKTIDLRRYDRHERMDREMMAFTYMHSTTMLMLKRANRYFPVIEPILKANGIPDDFKYLMVIESSLNPIARSPSGAAGLWQIMPATGREFGLEVNDNVDERYNIRKATMAACDYFKQAYAKYGDWISVSAAYNAGQGRISTELDKQLADHAMDLWLVEETSRYMFRLLAAKEIFNNPQRYGFLLKREHLYPQIPYKEVIVDTEIANLDEYAQQNGITYAQLRDANPWLRAHSLKNKSGKRYVIHIPTQEGMNYNPKKTVPHNPKWVID; encoded by the coding sequence ATGAAACCTATACGTACCAACTATATCATCGGATTTGCGCTTGCCCTCTGTGCCGGAGCCGCCATTCCTTTCCTCATCGGCAGCATTCAGCCCGGTGAGCCTCATTCCATCAAATCCGAAGTACCCTATTGCGTCACTCCTCCCAGCGTACCGGAAGAGGCAGTATTTGACGGGAAAACCATCGATCTGCGCCGCTACGACCGTCATGAACGGATGGACAGGGAAATGATGGCTTTCACCTATATGCATTCCACTACCATGTTAATGCTGAAACGCGCCAACCGGTATTTCCCTGTCATCGAACCTATATTGAAGGCTAACGGCATTCCGGACGATTTCAAATATCTCATGGTCATCGAAAGTAGCCTTAATCCCATCGCCCGCTCCCCGTCGGGAGCCGCTGGACTATGGCAGATCATGCCCGCCACCGGTCGTGAATTCGGACTTGAAGTAAACGATAACGTAGATGAACGTTATAATATAAGGAAAGCCACCATGGCCGCCTGCGATTACTTCAAACAGGCTTATGCCAAATATGGCGACTGGATATCCGTTTCCGCTGCCTATAATGCTGGCCAAGGCCGCATCTCCACCGAATTGGATAAACAACTGGCAGATCATGCAATGGATCTCTGGCTTGTGGAAGAGACTTCCCGTTACATGTTCCGCCTGTTGGCTGCAAAAGAGATATTCAACAACCCACAGCGGTACGGTTTTCTTCTGAAACGGGAACATTTGTATCCACAAATACCTTATAAGGAAGTAATTGTGGACACCGAAATAGCCAATCTGGACGAATATGCCCAGCAAAACGGAATCACTTATGCCCAACTTCGTGATGCGAATCCTTGGCTCCGCGCCCATTCGTTAAAGAACAAAAGCGGGAAACGGTATGTTATCCATATACCGACGCAGGAAGGCATGAACTATAACCCGAAAAAGACAGTTCCGCACAACCCGAAGTGGGTGATTGATTAG
- a CDS encoding MgtC/SapB family protein: protein MTLDFDFALRLLVAGILGAVIGLDREYRAKEAGYRTHFLVSLGSALIMIVSQYGFQDIIKESSVTLDPSRVAAQVVSGIGFIGAGTIIFQKQIVRGLTTAAGLWATAGIGLAIGGGMYILGISATVLTLIGLEALSLIFKRLGMKSYMISFSTDNKDILKAITDKFNTRSYTIVSYQVEKQGYKDSIIYQVTMVLKSKKHYDEGHLLSLLQEFPDILVNSIE, encoded by the coding sequence ATGACACTGGATTTTGACTTCGCATTAAGATTATTGGTGGCGGGAATATTGGGAGCCGTGATCGGTTTGGACAGGGAATATCGGGCAAAAGAAGCCGGATACCGTACTCACTTCCTGGTATCACTGGGTAGTGCTTTGATCATGATCGTTTCACAATACGGATTTCAGGATATTATAAAGGAAAGCAGCGTGACACTCGATCCAAGCCGTGTTGCCGCACAAGTAGTGAGCGGCATCGGATTTATCGGTGCGGGAACCATCATTTTCCAGAAACAGATAGTCCGTGGCCTGACCACTGCCGCTGGATTATGGGCGACAGCCGGAATAGGTCTGGCGATCGGAGGAGGTATGTATATACTCGGCATCTCGGCTACCGTGCTGACACTCATCGGACTCGAAGCTCTGAGCCTGATATTTAAAAGGTTGGGAATGAAAAGTTATATGATTTCGTTTTCTACAGACAATAAAGATATCCTGAAGGCCATTACCGACAAGTTCAATACCCGATCTTATACCATCGTTTCTTATCAGGTGGAAAAACAAGGATATAAAGATTCCATAATATATCAAGTGACGATGGTTTTAAAATCGAAGAAGCATTATGACGAAGGGCATTTGCTGTCCTTATTACAGGAATTTCCGGACATACTGGTGAACAGTATCGAATGA
- a CDS encoding ion transporter, producing MKLKDRLNHFLHNQALKHKLYVIIFESDTPAGKLFDVVLIVCIILSILLAIIESLQGLPSWLSTPFVILEYLFTAFFTFEYITRIYCSPNPRKYIFSFFGIIDLLATLPLYLAFFLPGARYLLVIRAFRIIRVFRIFKLFNFWMEGERLLTSLKESSKKIAVFFLFVVILVTAIGTLMYMIEGTQPNTQFNNIPNSIYWAIVTMTTVGYGDITPATALGKFLSACVMLIGYTIIAVPTGIVSVSMMKEYKKLKGFACPNCQKTGHEENATYCKYCGHLLHPDEKK from the coding sequence ATGAAACTCAAGGATCGACTCAATCATTTTCTGCACAATCAGGCGTTGAAACATAAGTTGTATGTCATCATTTTCGAGTCCGATACTCCGGCAGGGAAGTTGTTTGACGTGGTTCTCATCGTTTGCATCATCCTAAGCATACTGCTTGCTATAATCGAAAGCCTGCAAGGACTTCCTTCCTGGCTTTCAACTCCTTTTGTCATACTCGAATACCTGTTCACAGCCTTCTTCACCTTCGAGTATATCACCCGGATTTACTGTTCACCGAATCCACGCAAATACATCTTCAGTTTTTTCGGCATCATCGACTTATTGGCAACTCTGCCCCTCTATCTCGCTTTCTTTCTGCCGGGAGCAAGATACCTGTTAGTGATCCGGGCTTTCCGCATCATCCGGGTATTTCGTATTTTCAAACTTTTCAATTTCTGGATGGAAGGTGAAAGGTTGCTCACTTCATTGAAAGAGAGTAGCAAGAAGATTGCGGTATTTTTTCTCTTTGTCGTCATCCTGGTAACCGCCATCGGCACACTGATGTACATGATAGAAGGTACCCAGCCCAATACGCAGTTCAACAACATCCCCAATAGCATCTACTGGGCAATAGTAACCATGACAACCGTGGGCTACGGTGATATCACTCCCGCTACCGCACTCGGAAAGTTCCTTTCTGCATGTGTCATGCTGATAGGCTATACCATCATTGCGGTTCCTACAGGCATCGTTTCCGTTTCGATGATGAAAGAGTACAAGAAATTGAAAGGCTTTGCATGCCCCAACTGCCAAAAGACAGGACATGAAGAGAACGCCACATACTGCAAATACTGCGGGCACTTGTTACATCCGGACGAGAAAAAGTAA